In Methylomagnum ishizawai, one DNA window encodes the following:
- a CDS encoding multidrug efflux RND transporter permease subunit produces MNLSAVCIRRPVATTLLTLGVALAGMFAFFRLPVAPLPQVDFPTIAVMANLPGASPETMAATVATPLERSLGQIAGVTEITSSSAQGSTRITLQFDLNRDIDGAARDVQAAINAAAGLLPTNLPSRPSYRKINPADSPIMILALTSDTMTRGQMYDAASTVLAQKIAQIQGIGQVTVGGSSLPAVRVELNPAALGQYGIGLEEVRAALAAANANRPKGVVEAGNRVWQIQANDQAQTAAEYLPLIVAYRNGAAVRIADLGGAVDSVEDIRNAGLKDGKPSVLLILSKQPGANIIETVERIKTLLPQLRASIPAAIDLSLAMDRSATIRASVDEVERSLYIAVGLVIFVVFVFLRDPRSTLIPSVAVPVSLIGTFGVMSLCGYSLDNLSLMALTIATGFVVDDAIVVLENTARHIEAGEPPFRAAVRGAGEVGFTVLSMSLSLIAVFIPLLLMGGIVGRLFREFAVTLSSAVLVSLLVSLTTTPMLCARWLKQPEPRRLGRVPAWTEAAFLGLQRGYEHSLGWALNHGPLMVLLLLATVALNFHLYAIIPKGFFPTQDGGRLMGAIQADQGISSQAMRQKLADFVDIVRHDPAISSVVGFIGGQQGGNSGLMFAELKPPAERGASLDQIMGRLRQQLGREPGANLFLQPAQDLRVGGRMAGALFQYSLQAESLEDLRAWTPRIVKGLAGRPELADVNTDQQDKGQQIDVVIDRASAARLGLTLAQIDATLNDAFGQRQVSVIYNPLNQYHVVMELAPEYWQQPDSLKTLYLRVPPSATQPDGANVPLTAIARFGPTNAPLSVNHQGQFATATVSFNLKPGASLSDATRAIRATLDELGVPESIHGSFQGTAKVFQESLANQPWLILAALATVYIVLGILYESYVHPLTILSTLPSAGVGALLALLASGTEFSLIALVGVILLIGIVKKNAIMMIDFALHAERALGMDPRAAISTACALRFRPILMTTCAALFGALPLALSTGYGSELRRPLGIAIFGGLIASQLLTLYTTPVVYLYLDRFQRWIGPRPGKTAP; encoded by the coding sequence ATGAACCTCTCCGCCGTGTGCATCCGCCGCCCGGTCGCCACCACCTTGCTCACCCTGGGCGTGGCCTTGGCCGGGATGTTCGCGTTCTTCCGGCTGCCGGTCGCGCCTTTGCCCCAGGTGGATTTCCCGACCATCGCGGTAATGGCGAACCTGCCCGGTGCCAGCCCGGAAACCATGGCGGCGACAGTGGCGACACCCTTGGAGCGTTCCTTGGGCCAGATCGCCGGCGTCACCGAGATAACCTCGTCCAGTGCCCAAGGCTCGACCCGGATCACCCTGCAATTCGATTTGAACCGGGATATCGACGGGGCCGCCCGCGATGTGCAAGCGGCCATCAACGCGGCGGCGGGACTCTTGCCCACCAACCTGCCGAGCCGCCCCAGCTATCGCAAGATCAATCCGGCGGACTCGCCGATCATGATCCTGGCCCTGACCTCGGACACGATGACCCGCGGCCAGATGTACGACGCGGCCTCCACCGTGCTGGCCCAGAAAATCGCGCAAATCCAAGGCATCGGCCAAGTCACCGTCGGCGGCAGTTCATTACCCGCCGTGCGGGTGGAATTGAATCCCGCGGCCCTGGGCCAATACGGCATCGGCCTGGAGGAAGTCCGCGCCGCCCTCGCCGCCGCCAATGCCAACCGGCCCAAGGGCGTGGTCGAGGCCGGAAACCGGGTCTGGCAAATCCAGGCCAACGACCAAGCCCAAACCGCCGCCGAATATCTGCCCTTGATCGTGGCCTACCGCAACGGCGCGGCAGTACGCATCGCCGATTTGGGCGGGGCGGTGGACTCGGTGGAGGATATCCGCAACGCGGGCCTGAAAGACGGCAAGCCCTCGGTGCTGTTGATCCTGAGCAAACAGCCCGGTGCCAATATCATCGAGACCGTGGAGCGGATCAAAACCCTGTTGCCACAGTTACGGGCCTCGATTCCAGCGGCCATCGACCTCTCCCTGGCCATGGACCGCTCCGCCACCATCCGCGCTTCGGTGGACGAGGTGGAACGCAGCCTCTATATCGCCGTGGGGTTGGTGATCTTCGTCGTGTTCGTGTTTCTGCGCGACCCGCGCTCGACCTTGATCCCCAGCGTCGCCGTGCCAGTATCCCTGATCGGTACCTTCGGCGTGATGTCCCTGTGCGGCTATAGCCTCGACAATCTCTCGCTGATGGCCTTGACCATCGCCACCGGCTTCGTGGTGGACGATGCCATCGTGGTCCTGGAAAACACCGCCCGCCATATCGAGGCCGGCGAGCCGCCGTTCCGGGCCGCGGTGCGCGGGGCGGGGGAAGTGGGCTTCACGGTGCTGTCGATGAGCCTGTCCTTGATCGCCGTGTTCATCCCCTTGTTGCTGATGGGCGGGATCGTGGGGCGCTTGTTCCGGGAATTCGCGGTCACGTTGTCCAGCGCGGTGCTGGTGTCGCTGCTGGTATCGTTGACCACCACGCCCATGCTGTGCGCCCGCTGGCTGAAACAACCCGAACCCCGGCGGCTGGGCCGCGTCCCGGCCTGGACCGAAGCCGCGTTCCTGGGCCTGCAACGGGGCTACGAACACAGCCTCGGCTGGGCCTTGAACCATGGGCCGCTGATGGTCCTGCTGCTGTTGGCGACGGTGGCTTTGAACTTCCATTTGTACGCCATCATCCCCAAGGGCTTTTTCCCGACCCAGGACGGCGGGCGCTTGATGGGGGCGATCCAGGCCGACCAGGGCATTTCTTCCCAGGCCATGCGGCAGAAACTGGCCGATTTCGTGGATATCGTCCGCCACGACCCGGCGATTTCCAGCGTGGTGGGCTTCATCGGCGGGCAACAGGGCGGCAACAGCGGCCTGATGTTCGCGGAGCTGAAACCGCCCGCGGAACGGGGTGCCTCCCTGGACCAGATCATGGGCCGCCTGCGCCAACAACTGGGCCGGGAACCGGGGGCCAACCTGTTCCTGCAACCGGCCCAGGACCTCCGGGTCGGCGGCAGGATGGCGGGGGCGCTGTTCCAATATTCGCTACAGGCGGAAAGCCTGGAAGACCTCCGCGCCTGGACACCCCGGATCGTCAAGGGCTTGGCCGGCCGCCCCGAACTGGCCGATGTCAACACCGACCAACAGGACAAGGGCCAGCAAATCGATGTGGTGATCGACCGTGCCTCGGCGGCGCGGCTGGGCCTGACCCTGGCCCAGATCGACGCCACCCTGAACGACGCCTTCGGCCAGCGCCAGGTCTCGGTCATCTACAATCCTTTGAACCAATACCATGTGGTGATGGAATTGGCCCCCGAATATTGGCAACAGCCGGACAGCCTCAAAACCCTTTACCTGCGGGTTCCGCCCAGCGCCACGCAACCGGACGGCGCGAACGTGCCGCTGACGGCCATCGCCCGGTTCGGGCCGACCAATGCGCCGCTTTCGGTCAACCACCAGGGCCAATTCGCGACCGCGACGGTTTCCTTCAACCTCAAGCCCGGCGCTTCGCTGTCGGACGCGACCCGCGCCATCCGCGCCACCCTGGACGAACTGGGCGTGCCGGAATCGATCCATGGCAGCTTCCAGGGCACGGCCAAGGTGTTCCAGGAATCCCTGGCCAACCAGCCCTGGCTGATCCTCGCCGCCCTGGCGACCGTCTATATCGTCCTGGGCATCCTCTACGAGAGCTATGTCCATCCCTTGACCATCCTTTCGACGCTGCCGTCCGCCGGGGTCGGGGCTTTGCTCGCCCTCCTCGCCTCCGGGACCGAATTCAGCCTGATCGCCCTGGTCGGCGTCATCCTCCTCATCGGCATCGTCAAGAAGAACGCCATCATGATGATCGACTTCGCCCTGCACGCGGAGCGGGCGCTCGGCATGGACCCGCGCGCCGCCATTTCCACCGCCTGCGCCTTGCGGTTCCGGCCCATCCTGATGACCACCTGCGCGGCCTTGTTCGGAGCCTTGCCCTTGGCCCTCAGCACCGGCTATGGTTCGGAACTGCGCCGTCCCCTGGGCATCGCCATTTTCGGCGGTTTGATCGCCAGCCAGTTGCTCACGCTCTACACCACCCCGGTGGTTTATCTCTATCTGGACCGGTTCCAACGTTGGATCGGCCCCCGTCCCGGAAAGACCGCGCCATGA
- a CDS encoding MdtB/MuxB family multidrug efflux RND transporter permease subunit: MNVPEASAAPASFNPSRLFILRPVATSLLMLALLLAGFLAYRTLPVSALPQVDYPTLQVVALYPGASPEVAASAITAPLERQFGQMPGLNQMSSTSSGGAAVITLQFALDLNLDIAEQEVQAAINAATSFLPTDLPMPPVYSKVNPADAPILTLAVRSQNLPLPKVEDLVDTRLAQKIAQLSGVGLVSIAGGQRPAVRIQANPAALASYNLGLEDLRAALAAANVNQPKGMFDGPARAATLAANDQLHSAAEYRELVIAYRNGRPVRLSDVADTVDAAENIRLAAWANDSAAVIVNIQRQPGANVIEVVDRIQRLLPELRAALPPDVEVVPLTDRTASIRASVRDVLAELVLAVVLVVAVIFVFLRSAAATTIPAVAVPLSLVGTFGAMYFAGFSLNNLTLMALTIATGFVVDDAIVVIENISRHVEQGESPLRAALKGSEQIGFTIISLTVSLVAALIPLLFMGDVVGRLFREFAVTLAVAILISAAVSLTLTPMMCAKLLRRTEEATEGRFHRATGRFFDRMIAGYGRMLEWVLRHQGATLLAALLTLALTVALYVLVPKGFFPVQDTGIIQGVSEAPQSISFAAMAERQQALARVVLQDPAVESLSSFVGVDGTNPTLNAGRFLINLKPLETRRIHASAVIRRLQPRLAQVEGIQLYLQPVQDLTIESRISRTQYQFTLESVDPDELSLWTRRLVERLAAAPELADVASDLQDRGLQVYLAIDRATAGRLGITAAAIDNALYDAFGQRLVSTLFTQSNQYRVVLEVKPEFRVGPAALDQLRIPSSNGTQVPLSAIATVSERPAPLALNHLGQFPASTISFNLAPNAALGQAVDAIEHAKADIGLPTSVHTAYQGATLAFGASLSNTLWLILAALVTVYIVLGVLYESYIHPITILSTLPSAGVGALLALLLADTELGIIAVIGLVLLIGIVKKNAIMMIDFALEAERKEGKPPREAIFQACLLRFRPILMTTLAALLGALPLMLGSGMGSELRQPLGLALVGGLLLSQVLTLFTTPVIYLAFERLARREVAGD, encoded by the coding sequence ATGAACGTGCCCGAAGCGTCCGCCGCGCCCGCGTCCTTCAATCCTTCGCGCCTGTTCATCCTGAGGCCGGTCGCCACATCCTTGCTGATGTTGGCCCTGCTGCTGGCGGGCTTCCTGGCCTACCGGACCCTGCCGGTGTCGGCCCTGCCCCAGGTGGATTATCCGACCCTCCAGGTGGTGGCGCTCTATCCCGGTGCCAGTCCCGAAGTCGCGGCCTCGGCCATCACCGCGCCCTTGGAACGCCAGTTCGGCCAGATGCCGGGACTCAACCAGATGTCGTCCACCAGTTCCGGCGGCGCGGCGGTCATCACCCTGCAATTCGCCCTCGATCTGAACCTGGATATCGCCGAACAGGAAGTCCAGGCGGCCATCAACGCCGCCACCAGCTTCCTGCCCACCGACCTGCCGATGCCGCCGGTCTATAGCAAGGTCAATCCCGCCGACGCGCCGATCCTGACCCTGGCCGTGCGCTCGCAAAACCTGCCCCTGCCCAAGGTGGAGGATTTGGTCGATACCCGGCTGGCCCAGAAGATCGCCCAATTATCCGGCGTGGGGCTGGTGTCCATCGCCGGGGGCCAGCGCCCGGCGGTGCGTATCCAGGCCAATCCGGCGGCGCTCGCCAGCTATAACCTGGGATTGGAAGACCTCCGCGCCGCCCTCGCCGCCGCCAATGTGAACCAACCCAAGGGCATGTTCGACGGCCCGGCCCGCGCCGCCACCCTCGCCGCCAACGACCAATTGCATTCGGCGGCGGAATACCGGGAATTGGTCATCGCCTACCGCAATGGCCGTCCGGTGCGGCTCTCCGATGTCGCCGACACGGTGGACGCCGCCGAGAATATCCGGCTGGCGGCCTGGGCCAACGACAGCGCGGCGGTCATCGTCAATATCCAGCGCCAGCCGGGAGCCAATGTCATCGAGGTGGTGGACCGCATCCAGCGCTTGCTGCCGGAGTTGCGGGCGGCGCTGCCCCCCGATGTGGAGGTGGTACCGCTGACCGACCGCACCGCCAGTATCCGCGCCTCGGTGCGGGACGTGCTGGCCGAGTTGGTGCTGGCCGTGGTCCTGGTGGTGGCGGTGATTTTCGTGTTCCTGCGTAGCGCCGCCGCCACCACCATCCCCGCCGTCGCCGTGCCGCTGTCCTTGGTCGGGACGTTCGGGGCGATGTATTTCGCCGGGTTCAGCCTCAACAACCTGACCTTGATGGCCTTGACCATCGCCACCGGCTTCGTGGTGGACGACGCCATCGTGGTGATCGAGAACATTTCGCGCCATGTCGAGCAAGGCGAATCGCCGTTGCGGGCCGCGCTCAAGGGGTCGGAGCAGATCGGCTTCACCATCATTTCGTTGACGGTATCGCTGGTGGCGGCTTTGATCCCGCTGCTGTTCATGGGCGATGTGGTGGGGCGCTTGTTCCGGGAATTCGCCGTGACCCTGGCGGTGGCGATTTTGATTTCCGCCGCGGTGTCGCTGACCTTGACGCCGATGATGTGCGCCAAGCTACTACGCCGGACCGAGGAGGCAACGGAAGGCCGCTTCCACCGCGCCACGGGCCGCTTCTTCGACCGCATGATCGCGGGCTATGGCCGGATGCTGGAATGGGTGTTGCGGCATCAGGGCGCGACCCTGCTCGCGGCGCTGTTGACCCTGGCGCTGACGGTGGCGCTGTATGTGCTGGTGCCCAAGGGCTTTTTCCCGGTGCAGGATACCGGCATCATCCAGGGCGTTTCCGAAGCGCCGCAAAGCATTTCCTTCGCCGCCATGGCCGAGCGCCAGCAAGCCCTGGCCCGCGTGGTGCTGCAAGACCCGGCGGTGGAGAGCCTGTCCTCCTTCGTCGGCGTCGATGGCACCAATCCCACCCTCAACGCGGGCCGCTTCCTCATCAACCTGAAGCCCCTGGAAACCCGCCGCATCCATGCCTCGGCGGTCATCCGGCGGCTGCAACCGCGCCTCGCCCAGGTCGAAGGCATCCAGCTCTATCTACAGCCGGTGCAGGATTTGACCATCGAATCCCGTATCAGCCGCACTCAATACCAGTTCACCCTGGAAAGCGTCGATCCCGATGAATTGTCCCTCTGGACCCGGCGCTTGGTGGAACGGCTGGCCGCCGCCCCGGAACTGGCCGATGTCGCCAGCGATCTGCAAGACCGGGGCTTGCAGGTGTATCTCGCCATCGACCGCGCCACCGCCGGGCGGCTGGGCATCACGGCGGCGGCCATCGACAACGCCTTGTACGACGCCTTCGGGCAACGCTTGGTCTCGACCCTGTTCACCCAGTCCAATCAATACCGGGTGGTGTTGGAGGTGAAGCCGGAATTCCGCGTCGGCCCGGCCGCTTTGGACCAGTTGCGCATCCCATCCAGCAATGGCACCCAAGTCCCGCTGTCGGCCATCGCCACGGTGTCGGAACGTCCGGCCCCGCTAGCGCTGAACCATCTGGGCCAGTTCCCGGCTTCCACTATTTCTTTCAACCTGGCCCCCAACGCGGCGCTGGGCCAAGCGGTGGACGCCATCGAACACGCCAAGGCCGACATCGGCCTGCCCACCAGCGTGCATACCGCCTATCAGGGCGCGACCCTGGCGTTCGGCGCGTCGCTGTCCAATACGCTGTGGTTGATCCTCGCCGCCCTGGTCACGGTGTACATCGTGCTGGGCGTCCTCTACGAGAGCTATATCCACCCCATCACCATCCTCTCGACCCTGCCGTCCGCCGGGGTGGGTGCGCTGTTGGCCTTGCTGCTGGCGGACACCGAACTCGGGATCATCGCCGTCATCGGCCTGGTCCTGTTGATCGGCATCGTCAAGAAGAACGCCATCATGATGATCGACTTCGCCCTGGAAGCCGAGCGCAAGGAAGGCAAGCCGCCGCGGGAAGCCATTTTCCAAGCCTGTTTGCTGCGCTTCCGCCCGATCCTGATGACGACCTTGGCGGCACTGCTCGGTGCTTTGCCCTTGATGCTGGGGAGCGGCATGGGCTCGGAACTGCGCCAACCGTTGGGCCTCGCCCTGGTGGGTGGCTTGCTGCTCAGCCAGGTGTTGACCTTGTTCACCACGCCGGTGATTTATTTGGCTTTCGAGCGGCTGGCGCGGCGGGAGGTGGCGGGTGATTAA
- a CDS encoding efflux transporter outer membrane subunit, with amino-acid sequence MTQATKPSGTAVALALLAGCAVGPDYVKPAAPAPEAFKEAQGWKPAQPRDHALPGAWWEIFGDPQLNALEQAATHDNFSIAQAEAQYRQAQALVQSAWSSFAPTGSATASTNRSRSASGQSVAVSGVRNLFNVALSASWEPDLWGAVRRQVESSEASAQASAATLQGVRLSVQATLAQDYFQLRALDAQKKVLDDTVAAYAKTLELTRNRYGVGVAAKADVVQAEMQLESARAQALDLGVQRAQLEHAVAVLTGKPPAALDLAAAPLTAKPPPVPVGLPSELLERRPDIAAAERQVAAANAKIGVAKAAYFPTLTLSASNGFQSYSLSSLFNAARRYWALGPASLSLLVFDGGARSAQMKQAIDAFDASAAAYRQTVLTGFQEVEDQLAALRILEQEYAVRAKAVKAARESVALTHNQYQAGTTGYLEVMVAQAAALDNEQAAVQVLGNRMVAAVLLVKALGGGWQASALPSPEQAGGEVEWYEYFPVPVPVR; translated from the coding sequence ATGACCCAAGCCACGAAACCCTCGGGAACCGCCGTCGCGCTGGCCTTGCTCGCAGGCTGCGCCGTCGGGCCGGATTACGTCAAGCCGGCAGCGCCCGCACCGGAGGCTTTCAAGGAAGCGCAAGGCTGGAAACCGGCGCAACCCCGCGACCACGCCCTGCCTGGCGCGTGGTGGGAAATCTTCGGCGACCCGCAATTGAACGCGCTGGAACAAGCCGCCACCCACGACAATTTCTCCATTGCCCAGGCCGAAGCCCAATACCGCCAAGCCCAGGCCTTGGTGCAATCGGCCTGGTCGTCCTTCGCCCCGACCGGCTCGGCCACCGCTTCGACCAACCGCTCGCGGTCCGCCAGTGGCCAAAGCGTGGCGGTATCGGGAGTGCGCAACCTGTTCAATGTGGCCCTCAGCGCCAGTTGGGAACCGGATTTGTGGGGGGCGGTGCGGCGGCAAGTGGAATCCAGCGAAGCCAGCGCCCAGGCCAGCGCCGCCACCCTGCAAGGCGTGCGGCTCTCGGTCCAGGCCACCCTGGCCCAGGATTATTTCCAGTTGAGGGCTTTGGATGCGCAGAAAAAGGTGCTGGACGATACCGTGGCCGCCTATGCCAAGACCTTGGAACTGACCCGCAACCGCTATGGCGTGGGGGTCGCGGCCAAGGCCGATGTGGTCCAAGCCGAAATGCAACTGGAATCGGCGCGGGCGCAGGCCCTCGACCTGGGCGTGCAGCGGGCGCAACTCGAACACGCCGTGGCGGTGTTGACCGGGAAACCGCCCGCCGCGCTGGACCTCGCCGCCGCGCCGCTCACCGCCAAGCCGCCGCCGGTTCCCGTGGGCCTCCCGTCGGAATTGCTGGAACGCCGGCCCGACATCGCCGCCGCCGAGCGCCAGGTCGCCGCCGCCAACGCCAAGATCGGCGTGGCCAAGGCGGCGTATTTCCCGACCCTGACCTTGTCCGCGTCCAATGGCTTCCAAAGCTACAGCCTCTCCAGCCTCTTCAACGCGGCGCGGCGTTACTGGGCCTTGGGTCCGGCTTCGCTGTCCCTGCTGGTGTTCGACGGCGGTGCCCGCAGCGCCCAGATGAAACAGGCCATCGACGCCTTCGACGCCAGCGCCGCCGCCTACCGCCAAACGGTGCTGACCGGCTTCCAGGAGGTGGAGGACCAGCTGGCCGCCCTGCGTATCCTGGAACAGGAATACGCGGTGCGGGCCAAGGCCGTCAAAGCCGCCCGCGAATCGGTCGCGCTGACCCACAACCAGTACCAAGCGGGCACCACCGGCTATCTCGAAGTGATGGTCGCCCAAGCCGCGGCCCTCGACAACGAGCAAGCGGCGGTGCAGGTGCTGGGCAACCGCATGGTGGCGGCGGTGCTGCTGGTCAAGGCATTGGGTGGTGGCTGGCAGGCATCGGCCCTGCCCAGCCCGGAACAGGCGGGTGGCGAAGTCGAATGGTACGAATATTTCCCAGTGCCGGTGCCGGTGCGCTAG
- a CDS encoding SRPBCC family protein has translation MASLHQSIEIDVPVQTAYNQWTQFEDFPSFMENIEEVQQLDDQHLHWRASIGGAEREWETEITEQIPDQRIAWRTVSGAENRGVVKFEPLGADRTLLTVDVEYQPGTVTEKIGDMLGMVSANIGEDLENFKEFIENQGGETGAWRSEIH, from the coding sequence ATGGCCAGCCTGCACCAATCCATCGAGATCGACGTTCCGGTCCAGACCGCCTACAACCAATGGACCCAGTTCGAGGATTTCCCCAGCTTCATGGAGAACATCGAGGAGGTCCAGCAACTCGACGACCAGCACCTGCATTGGCGGGCGTCCATCGGCGGGGCCGAACGCGAATGGGAGACCGAGATCACCGAGCAGATTCCCGACCAGCGCATCGCCTGGCGCACCGTGTCGGGCGCGGAGAACCGGGGCGTGGTGAAATTCGAGCCTTTGGGGGCCGACCGCACTTTGCTCACGGTGGATGTGGAATACCAGCCCGGCACCGTGACCGAAAAGATCGGCGACATGTTGGGCATGGTGTCCGCCAATATCGGGGAGGATTTGGAGAACTTCAAGGAGTTCATCGAAAACCAAGGCGGCGAAACCGGCGCTTGGCGCAGCGAAATCCACTGA
- a CDS encoding YceI family protein codes for MRHAIILGFTALLSIGSAQAETYTIDPRHTLPVFEVNHLGFSTQRGRFDKTSGKIELDRAKQTGQVDWTIDASSLDMGEDKWNEHLKSADFFNVAQFPTITYHADKLAFKGGVPVAAEGTLTLLGVTKPVKLAIHHFTCGRNPLNQKELCAADIEASLKRSEFGMTKYLPGVGGLAKDLIPGVGDEVKVLVPVEAYKD; via the coding sequence ATGCGTCACGCGATCATCCTGGGCTTCACCGCCCTCTTATCCATCGGCAGCGCCCAGGCCGAAACCTATACCATCGATCCCAGGCACACCTTGCCGGTGTTCGAGGTCAACCACCTGGGTTTTTCGACCCAGCGGGGCCGTTTCGATAAAACCTCCGGCAAGATCGAACTGGACCGGGCCAAGCAAACCGGCCAGGTCGATTGGACCATCGACGCCAGTTCCCTCGACATGGGCGAGGATAAATGGAACGAGCATCTGAAATCGGCGGATTTCTTCAATGTCGCCCAGTTCCCGACCATCACCTACCACGCCGACAAATTGGCTTTCAAAGGCGGGGTGCCGGTGGCCGCCGAAGGCACGCTGACCTTGTTGGGGGTCACGAAGCCGGTGAAGCTCGCCATCCACCACTTCACCTGTGGCAGGAACCCGCTCAACCAGAAGGAATTGTGCGCCGCCGATATCGAGGCCAGCCTCAAGCGCTCGGAATTCGGCATGACCAAATACCTGCCTGGCGTCGGTGGCCTGGCCAAAGACCTGATTCCCGGCGTCGGCGACGAGGTGAAGGTGTTGGTGCCGGTGGAGGCGTATAAGGATTGA